Proteins encoded by one window of Ursus arctos isolate Adak ecotype North America unplaced genomic scaffold, UrsArc2.0 scaffold_22, whole genome shotgun sequence:
- the LOC113259750 gene encoding olfactory receptor 8B12-like, giving the protein MAADNTSSVTEFILAGLTDDPELQMPLFFLFLGFYVVTVVGNLGLITLIGLNSHLHIPMYFFLLNLSFIDFSYSTTLTPKMLMGFVSKRNIISYAGCMTQFFFFCFFVFSESYILSAMAYDRYVAICKPLLYTVTMSPQVCLLLLLGVYGMGVFGAVAHMGNIMFITFCADNLVNHYMCDILPLLELSCNSSYVNLLVVFIVVTTGIGVPIVTIFISYGFILSSILHITSTEGRSKAFSTCSSHIIVVSLFFGSGAFMYLKPPSILPLDQGKVSSVFYTAVVPMFNPLIYSLRNKDVKIALRRTLGRKIFS; this is encoded by the coding sequence ATGGCTGCAGATAACACCTCCTCTGTGACAGAGTTTATCCTCGCAGGCTTAACAGATGATCCAGAACTCCAGATGCCCCTCTTCTTCCTGTTTCTAGGTTTCTATGTGGTCACGGTGGTGGGGAACCTGGGCCTGATAACCCTGATTGGGCTGAATTCTCACCTTCATattcccatgtactttttcctccttAACTTGTCCTTCATAGACTTTAGTTATTCCACTACTCTCACCCCTAAAATGTTAATGGGTTTTGTCTCAAAGAGAAATATCATTTCCTATGCAGGGTGTATGactcagtttttcttcttctgcttctttgtcttttctgaaTCCTATATCTTGTCAGCGATGGCATATGACCGCTATGTTGCCATCTGTAAACCACTGCTGTACACAGTCACCATGTCTCCTCAGGTGTGTTTACTCCTTTTGCTGGGTGTTTATGGGATGGGAGTGTTCGGAGCTGTGGCCCATATGGGAAACATAATGTTTATAACCTTTTGTGCTGACAACCTTGTCAATCACTATATGTGTGATATCCTTCCCCTCCTTGAGCTCTCCTGCAATAGCTCTTATGTAAATTTGCTGGTGGTCTTCATTGTTGTGACCACTGGCATTGGGGTGCCCATTGTGACCATTTTCATCTCTTACGGTTTCATTCTTTCTAGTATTCTCCACATTACTTCTACTGAGGGCAGGTCCAAAGCCTTCAGTACCTGCAGTTCCCATATAATTGTGGTATCTCTTTTCTTTGGATCAGGAGCTTTTATGTATCTCAAACCACCTTCTATTTTACCCCTTGACCAGGGGAAAGTGTCCTCGGTATTCTATACTGCTGTGGTGCCCATGTTCAACCCACTAATCTATAGTTTGAGGAACAAAGATGTCAAAATTGCCCTGAGGAGAACCTTAGGCAGAAAAATCTTCTCTTGA